The genome window TTGGATTACGAAGCACATTCTCATATCAAATTAAAGCTTCCtaaatgacatcaaaaggtatatAATTCTAatgttgatatattattattttattttagttcttgatataatatttttcatataatagtagcataattatattttttatatttataattagtatcagagcatattttttaaaaatcaaatactttatatcATAAAAGTACATTAGATCTATTTTGTATTTATATCTGTTTGTTAATACTTTTCGcttgtaaaaaaatattatttgattttgtttgtACGATACTTCAAATATCTGCTTATGAGTGATACAATATTATTTGGCTTAACATAGGTAGAGCTAGGTACATCATGTTGCTCATGTTTGATCTGTGGGTTACCGTCAACAATTCGTTGTCAACGATGACACAATGAAGGGCAGCGATCCAACTGTGGTCGTTGGCCCTACCATAGACAGCAACTATGCAGGCGACAGGGTTGCTACATGTAGCACCACAGTAAAGGTTGTGTGGCTTACGAAAGTGAGTCTTGTGCAAGTGGTCTAGTGGATATCACTAGGATGTTGTACGCATTGAAGAGCACCAAGCACAGTGAGGTAAGCGACCGCATAACGGGTTTGTGGCTCGCGATTGACATGGATAAGGGGTTGGGCAACGACCGCATGATGGAGATGTATGATTGTGCAAGGCTCTAATTGAGCAATCTAGGCAGATGTATAATGGCTTTCTGCGACTATCGCAAATGGcagttgttacggtaagtaattTTTTTAGCCGTGACTTTGGGGTTGACGCGGCTGGTTCAATGCCCCAAATGGCCAGGATCAGATGTGGCTCCCATTGGGGTCTTGAGGTGGCTGATGTAAGAGATCTTGCTGGAAAGTTCCGTGACGTCGAGTGGATTCAGCAACGGTTGAgtacctgcacataggtcgggtcggtagttcggcccgacccctccgacgatcaagtcagtgatggcGGAGAGGAGTTTTTAGTGAGATTGTCCCCCCCATTGCCCGTTGGgagccagggggtatttataggtgggtttgatgttacctgatgtgccatcctgccGGAGCAGGgtagtacctctgatggcgtctgtcgtcgtcgtgggcgttgcgtggaaggccgagctaccgtagggtatggggggtgtcagtcagcgccttcccCCGCCTCGGTCGGCCATGAGGGGTCAGCCCAGGAGGTCGTTtgggtacggtgggtgtgggtgcgtgtcgtgtcgttgttaatgctcgctctggggcagtgtgccgcgcagggtgtccgacgtgggggtgtattacgtcaaatccggggtgttatatcaaatcagttttttacccctatcatatgccctacccgaaaggagctatgcgtcggttttgcaTGTGGGGAGTCCGATACATGGCTTCCTGCTTCAAACGGGCTATTCATGCAGGTCTGAGGGGCGCGCCGTAAACGGGTCGGTCGCATGAACGCATCTCGAGCAGCACAAGGTCGAGGCGCGTAACTCAGTCGGGAGGCCGAGCAGGATTGGACTCGGGGGGCGTACAGCCGAGGGCACAACACTggcggggtgaccgtgcaggtgtgatctcgggaggcgtaaagccgagggccgagggccgaggagcacaacgcaggcggggtgataaTATATTCACTTTTCGTCCGTAAACTAAAAATAAACCCATTAATTTATCAATAGATAATGTATTTATATCTTTAGCTTCTTTTTTAAACATTTTATACTATTGTTTGATCTTTTAGGTCTTCATCACAGGATCTCATTTAGTTTACAATAAAAGAgatatttgagaaaaaaattagtgaTATATTCATTGTTtgacttttgagaaaaaaattaatgataaactCAATAACACTTTTTCAAACTATTATTTGATCTTATACATTTTcaccataaaatattatttagctcacaataaaaaaaatcaatgatagattcagaatattttatcataagagttttaaatttatattgaagaatataaagttttaaattttatctagatctttttcttttgttacatctaattttaattatttaaatcaaTATTATACTGATAATGAAAGCATCATGCTCTTTTCGGTGCTAAAATATATCTTTACAATAAATTCTTTTACCCTGTTGCATACGGTCAAACGGGAGTGCATGATGACGAGAAGACAAAGGTGAAAAACATGCGACCTGTTTGCTTTTCATGACTTCGAAATTATAAGAAAATAGCTTCCTAGTTTTATGATCACAGCTACCGCTGCCATCAAGCATTCTCTATGCTAATTGGCGAACTTTCTCCAAGAAAATTCTAATTCATGAAATCAAATTTGAAGAATAGTTTTTGTAGGACATCAGAGATAACTTCATATGTCGTTGAATCTTCAAAGcgaaatcgaaatggtttcacctACTTTAATTTTCTATGCATTTTTATTACTTTTACATCGCGGTCATGGCCATCAGTCTATTACGAATATTAAAGTTCTTATAGGCATAAGCCAACTCTATATCCTGAGATACAGAGAAAACCCATTTACTTTACCTAAATGAAACATATAACAACGTCTCTAACCATTTCCGTtttaaaagcataaaaaaaagaaGGGTATAACTTGGTAAGTTCAACAACAATCGATTTTTTTCCTTGGACATTTAATTCTTGATAAATAGAAACTTCCAAATTTTATTGCACCAAATATAAATAGAGCAGACAACTCCTCCAAAAATGGATGCGACAGTTGATGATATGCACAACGGACAGCGCGATAAATAATTAAATACCAAAGTGAACGAAGACaacattatatttttcttttctgtacatattttggatattttttaCGTTGAAAGCTAGTCCTTCAGTACTGAGAAGAAGCAGGTGTTTCAAAGCTCATATCATCGGGTCTCCTGTATCTGGCGGCTTTCATATGACTCATCGGTAAGTTCCAACGCTTTCCACTGCCCATCTGACGTCGTCCAAGTTGACCGAGAAAAGTCGAACAAGTACGGCTGTCTCCTATTTGATCTAACAAGGGAATCAGTCCAACCGTTACCCTGCTTAAGTAGTCGGCAGAAGGCCAGTAAGTAACAGCAAAGGCAACAAAGGGGAGACTGCAGGCTACGACGCCCACGAGAACCGCAAGCCACTCGCAGGCAGGAGCAACCGCAACATATATACCGGTGGCAAATGCTACACTCATGCCACCAGCTGCAACCCACAACAGCTTCATGGCAGTCATAAGAGAGCGTAAGCGGACATCATGATCCAAAGAACCAGAGTAAATGAGTATGATCGCAACGCTGATAGAGCTGGCCATCGCTAAGGTATCCGAGATCAAAAATGCATTGAAAGCAGCTGTGCCAGAGAGGTTGGCCGTTCCCGCATCGGGTCCAGGATTGTTCTTGTATCCTCCCGGCAAGGTAAAGGCGGCTGCAAATGTAACTGTGGCGATGAGCACCGCGATGATGGCAAGGTTGTTGGCCAACGCCCTGTACCGATTGATTtcttcatcttgtttcctctccaAATTACATATTATGTGATCGATACGTTGTGGGCTGAACCGAGATCCATGTGATATCAAATCGATCATGATATTGTACTGCAAAACCAGGGTAGGAGTAGCAGCACAATCAGTTAAAGCAAGCTGGAAAATGGCATCATTTTTTGCATCACAAGCCAGAATGATGATGAGATCAATTCTTTACCATTCGAAGGCCGATTCCAATTCTAACTTTTGAGGAGGCGAGGTCGACGGGAGTACGTCCCGAGTTGTTCATGACACTAGCGTTTACACTTGCGCAGGACAATAAGACTTGGACCATCTTTTTGTTCCGGGAGATGACCGCTAAATGCAAGGGCGTGTTTCCTTCATCGTCTTGTGCATTCACAAGTTCCGTGAGCCATGGGGATCTCAGCACATACTTCACCACCTCTAAATTCTTTTTCTCCACTGCCACATGAAAGAAGTTCCTGCCGGTGTTGTTCTGCAGTCCCATTGAGTCAGGACAGTACTCCAATACTTGCTCAATTATTTTCAAGTGTCCTGCATTTGCTGCAACATGTATGGTCGAAAGCCCATCTTCATCCCGGATATAAGCAGCTTTGGAGTCAGATTGAAGTAGCAGCTGTACCATCGTAATATCACCATTGGCTGCTGCAAAATGGAGAGGAGTGCTCTTGGTGGCATCTTGATGTCTCACGGAGTTTGGCTTTTTGGCTAGTATCATTTCTGTTATATCTGTCACCACGAAAATGACAATCCACCGGGAAAGTGAAGTAATTATTTCTTGTGTCGCAATGCTGTTTTCAATTAGAACGATATAACGCGAGTGGCGTTGCTTTAGTAATCGAGTAATGGTACGTACCGTAGCTCCTGAGTACGGCTGCATGCAGAGCTGTCTGGCCGCGAGGTCCTTCGTCCGAGGCACTCGGAGACTTGAGCAATTCCTTCGCAATCTCCACCGATCCCCTCTCGGCTGCCATGTAGAGCGCGGACACCCCGGTGGCGTTCTCCACGTCTGCCAAATCCGGAGCGACCGACATCAGTAGCTCAACGACCGCCCGATGCCCATTCCGTGTTGCCTCATGGAGGGCAGTGTTTCCGGCATCATTCGTCATCCACGGTACTCCATACACTTCAGAAAAGACGACGGGATTCTCAAACAAAAAAGCCCTGTGGACGACGAAGAAGTCCACAATCGCTGCATGGCCAGCTGCTGCCGCACAGTGCAGCGGGGTGTCGCCTTTCGAGTTGGACGACTTCATGAGGGAGGGCTGCTTGAGGCATAGAGCTTCGGCAAGCTCCATGTGCCCGAGCTTTGCTGCGATGTGGAGCACTGAATTCCCGTCGACGGTCACCGCCCGGTCAAGAGCTCCGCTTGCCTCTCGTACAAACCTTACATCTCCTGATGTTGCTGCCTCGAACAATTCGCGGTCCATTTTTCATATATCCCTCCTCTCTACCGTCTGCACCGGACGACAGTAGCTCTAAGATTAGATGTCCTACGATGTAAGCATATACATAATATTTATGCTATCCAACGAAACGGAAAGTCTTGCCTCTGTCTCATAGATTCAGGCAAATCTTACTATGTTCGGACGAAAGGCCAAAaaacaagaaagagaaaaaaagaatgaaatcATAGCAGAAAAAGCCTACTGCGAAACAACTGGAAATGCATTCATCTGATGGTAAGTAAGACAACCGTGTGGGTTGAGAGATTGTCCTTAAAAACGTATTTTTGTATCAGTCTGTGGAAGAACCTTCTTCGCAATTTCCTTTGTAGATTGCGCATGAATTTGAGTTGGGAAAAGATGTTTGTGGGATTATAACTTTAACGAACATGATTTATATTCTAAGGGCCAATAATGCCAAGTTGTTGTTCCAGGGAGTGATTTATGTggtcattataaattttattttgccTTAGTATATACTCGAGCTA of Musa acuminata AAA Group cultivar baxijiao chromosome BXJ1-7, Cavendish_Baxijiao_AAA, whole genome shotgun sequence contains these proteins:
- the LOC135678708 gene encoding ankyrin repeat-containing protein At2g01680-like encodes the protein MDRELFEAATSGDVRFVREASGALDRAVTVDGNSVLHIAAKLGHMELAEALCLKQPSLMKSSNSKGDTPLHCAAAAGHAAIVDFFVVHRAFLFENPVVFSEVYGVPWMTNDAGNTALHEATRNGHRAVVELLMSVAPDLADVENATGVSALYMAAERGSVEIAKELLKSPSASDEGPRGQTALHAAVLRSYDITEMILAKKPNSVRHQDATKSTPLHFAAANGDITMVQLLLQSDSKAAYIRDEDGLSTIHVAANAGHLKIIEQVLEYCPDSMGLQNNTGRNFFHVAVEKKNLEVVKYVLRSPWLTELVNAQDDEGNTPLHLAVISRNKKMVQVLLSCASVNASVMNNSGRTPVDLASSKVRIGIGLRMYNIMIDLISHGSRFSPQRIDHIICNLERKQDEEINRYRALANNLAIIAVLIATVTFAAAFTLPGGYKNNPGPDAGTANLSGTAAFNAFLISDTLAMASSISVAIILIYSGSLDHDVRLRSLMTAMKLLWVAAGGMSVAFATGIYVAVAPACEWLAVLVGVVACSLPFVAFAVTYWPSADYLSRVTVGLIPLLDQIGDSRTCSTFLGQLGRRQMGSGKRWNLPMSHMKAARYRRPDDMSFETPASSQY